Below is a window of Candidatus Hydrogenedentota bacterium DNA.
CCAAGATGGCGGCGGAAAGATCGCGCGAGGGAGCCTCGGGTTCAAGCACGTCGAGGAGAGCGAGGGCGTGTTGCTCGCGGACAAGCGCCTCCTGCCATTCGGAAGACTCCGCCAGGTTTCGGCGGACGACCTCCGTCTCCTCGGGAGAACTTGTCCCGAGTAGAAACTCGCGCAACATCCGCGTGCGTTCGTCGTGGTTGTCGATTTGACTCATGGCATAAACTCGCGCAATTGGTCCATCAAGTAGGTTACAGCCGTATTCATCCGGGACTTCACGGTACCCACCGGAATCTCCAACACGTGCCCAATGGCATCGTAGCTCATACCGTCGTAACGGGCCATGAGGAAGACGGAGCGCTGCTTTTCGGGCAAGGCCTGAACTGCCTCGGCCAATCGTTCCTTTAGTTCCTGCTCGCGCGCACGCTCGATAGGGCCTGCATGCCCATTGGCAAGGCGAGAACTAAGTGTCGCGGAATGATCATCATCGGAGACAGGCGCATCTAAGGACTGGATAGGCCTCCGCGCGCGGTGGCGGAGCCGGTCGCTGCACAAGTTGGTGGCAATACGATACAACCACGGTTTGAAAGGCAAGCGGGAATCGAAGCGCTCGCGATGCTGATAGATTTTTAAGAACGCTTCTTGAAACAGTTCCTCGGCATCGGCGGTGTTTCCGATCATACGGCGAAGATAGTTAAACAACGGCGACTCGTATCGTTTCATTAGTAAGCCAAATGCAGACGTGTCATCCCGCTGAACGCGGACCATAAGTTCCTCGTCCGTGAGAGACGATTGCTGTATGTTGCTTGTTCTATACGCCATGATGGGCCGCGAGGTTCAGAACCCGCCAGGCTCAATCGCCGCCAGGGTCACAGTGGCCTTGGCGACCAGCTTCTCTTCTCCGTCGCGCCGCGCAAACACGTTGGAATCCACCACAATAATGCGCCGGCCACCGCGAATGACTTCGGCCCGCGCGCGCAGCGACTCGCCAACGGCGGGTCTGAGCAGGTTTATCTTGTATTCCACGGAGAGCACCATCTGCCCCTCTTCGATGAGCGAACCGGCCGCCGCGCCCGCCGTATGGTCGGCGATGGTGGCAAGCATTCCCGCGTGGACAAATCCGTTTTGCTGAAGTTGCGTAGGGGTAATTACCATCGCCGATTCGCACCACCCAGGTCCGAGATCCGTCATTTGGATTCCCAGCATTTGAACGAATGGCGCCTTGTCGAAAATGGCCTGGACTACTTCGCGGTAATTGGGGTTCCGCGCGTGCACGGGTTCATACATGCAGGTTTCTCTCTTATCGTTGCTGAAGTGGCGGGCGCAGGCCGGAATGTGGCACAATACCCGCTTTCCAGTAGTGTCCTTCCTCACTTCCCGGCCAAAAAACAACGGAGCTCATGTGGATAATAACGCATCACAAGACACACACCCAAGGATTCCCCGCGTAACGCTTAAGGCGAAGGAAGAGCGCAGGCTTTTACGCGGCCATCTATGGGGATACCGCAATGAGTTCCAGCATGTGCCCGATTTGGCGGATGGCGCGATACTCGATGTGGTCTCCGATCAAGGCCGCTTCGTAGGTCGAGGCTTCTATCAGGCGAGCGGAGGGATCGGGGCTCGTATTCTGAGCCGGCGCGAGGAGGCTATCGATCAGAGCTTCTTGGAGCGCCGGATCGAGCGGGCTCTGCGTTATCGGCAGCGCGTATATCCGGGAAGCGATGTGTATCGGTGGATCCACGGAGAAAGCGATGGGTTGCCCGGACTCATCGCCGATCGTTTTGGGCCCGTCGTCTCCGTGCAGACTCAATGTGCATTTTACGCACAGCATATGGATTGGCTGACTTCCGCACTGCTGGCGCACGAGGGTGTGCAAGGGGTTCGCTTCGAGATTGCGTCGAAGGCCCGCTGGTTTGGAACTCCCGTGCGTCCCCTGATTGCCGCCATGGATGGCCTATCACTCAATATCGATGTAGACTCAGGTCAAAAGACAGGGATGTTCCTTGACCAACGTGACAACGCGGCTGCCGCTCGCGTCTTCGCACCTGGCGCCCGCGTGCTTGATGGTCATTGCTACAACGGACTCTGGAGTTGTCACTTCGCGCTGGCCGGCGCAAAACACGTGCTCGGCGTAGACACTTCGGGACCTGCCCTGGAGCAGGCGCGCAAGAACGCAGAACTTAATGCAGTGGCAGACCGTTGCGAATTCGAGTGCGCGGACATTCATGAGGTTCTGAAACGCGGCGAGCGGTACGACATTGTCACGTTAGATCCGCCGGCTCTTGCCAAGTCGCGCGCTCACGCAGAGAAGGCGCTTGGAGTGTACCATGCACTGAACCGCGATGCGCTGGCTGCTGTCTTGCCGGGTGGCATGCTCATCACGTCGTCATGCTCGCACTTTGTAGATGCAGAAGCTTTCCTTGAAATGCTTAAGCGAGCAGCGCGTGCGGCGCAGCGGGAAGTGTGGCTTCTCGAGGTGAGGGGCGCGGCGCGGGATCACCCCGTGCTGATGTCGATGCCGGAAACCGCGTACCTGAAGTGCGTCATAATGCGCGTGTTTTAGTACTTTTCCAGTCAGTTGCCATTCCGGCTGAAAGCGGCGTGTTCACCGTCTGCCGTATGAGGGACCAGGACCTCTAGTGCGGCGCAGACATCTCGAACCGAAGTTGTTTGCGGAAACCACTTCGTGGCTCCCGCTTCCATAACCTGCTTTTCCTCACCGGACCCGCCCCCGTAGACCACGATGGGCAGTTCGGCAAACTGTCGTGTCTCGCGCACATAGCGGCATATATCCGCGCTGCACGTACCTTCCGAAGCCAGAGCAACTACCAGCGCCGACGGTCGCGCCAGGCGAAGCGAAAAGAATCCGTCCACAACTCCCACGGCCAGGGTCACATCGTAATTGCGATCTTTGAGCGACATTTTCAGGTCGCCCGCATTGCGAGCATCCTGGGTAATGAGAAGAATCCTCGGCTGCTCGTGCTCGACTCCGCGCAGACGTGCAAGCGTGGAGGCAACAAAGAACTCGATATCATTGACAACGCACTCGTCGGGATCAGAGAACTGGATACCGTGGGCCACGCCATTGCCCACTTGCGCAATGGACGCGACAGTCGAGGCCAGCCCTCGGACGACCGAACCATCGGGCAAATCAAAGGTCAACGAGATAGGCATGTCCTTCGGGAGAGAATGCTTCAGCACAATACGACACCCACCCGCGCTGATGTCCTGCAGTTCACCTTCTATTTCGCGCCCTTCCGGAAGCTTCACCGTGCACGAGCACGATACGGGCGCGCGACCATGACGTCTGACGCGGATGCTTTCAATCACGCTAGGCCAGTAGACGCGGAGGTAAGAGAAATGAGAACCACTGCCAAGGTCTAGAATCGCCGTCGAACACGCGCAGGCGTCTCCGTCCGAAATAAAGCGCAGCACACAAGCCACGTTTACACGAAACGGGAAAGTGGAGCCTTTCACATCCGGAATATCGAGCAGGATGTAAGCACCCCTCTGCCAACCTCGGATGAATCCTCTGACGCGTCCAGTGCCATCCGTATCGTCCGATTCACACATGATTACCGCTCGCCCAACGGCTAGCGACCTCTCAACTGTGTCCAGGTCGGCTTTCATAAAGGAATTACGCTCCTGCAGTTAAACCCCGCGATAACGAAAGAATAGCACAAACCTGAATGTAGGGCACGCCTGTTCTCCGCCATCTGCAAATCTGCTCATCAGCTGCCCCACTCACGTCCGACTCGAATGCGATTTCCAGGCGTCAGCGCCCCGAACCTGCTTGACGTCCCAGCACACCCAACGCAACGTCCGGCTTGTTGGTAATGATGGAATCCACCCCCCACTCGGCAAACCGCTTCATGTCGGAGGGATCGTCGACAGTCCAAACCGCCACTGACTTACCCTTGGCGTGAAGGTCTCGGAGACGGTCTGCATTTAGCGATTCCTTGTTCGGATTGAAGCCGTCGACCCCAATGGTAAAACCGTAAGCGAGGTACTCTTCCCACGATCCCGGGCGGTCCTTGTCTTCGCCTCCGAGAAACTCGTTACGAAGTTCCGGAGCTTCTGCGGCCACAATCGTGCACACTACCGGGGAGAATGATTGAATAACGACCTGTTTCCCCATGTGATGCGATCGTACGCACTTTATGACTTTTCGCGTCAATTCCAAATTGCGTGTGCCGCTGGCCTCAATAAGCTTAGCAAGTTCCGCCATCAGCGCATCATCAGCGTGTTCTATACCTTTCACACGCTGTAGAATCTGCTTCATCAGTTCCTTATCGTCATCGCTATCCTTGATTTCGATGTACACTCCGAGCTTCCCCTTCGCAAAAGACAGGGATTCGTCCAACGAAGGAAGAGGTTCCCCGGCGAAACGCGAACCTTTCCAGGAACCGGCGTCTAGCTTCTTTAGCTCGGCCATCGTTAGAGCTTCAACGGGCTTATCAACACCTGTCGTCCGCTTTAACGTCCCATCGTGGATCACCACGATCTTTCCATCTTTCGTCAATGTGCAATCGAGTTCGAACCAATCGGCGCCAAGTTCGTGGGCCTTTCGGAACGCGGCAAGTGTATTTTCAGGGGCGTAGGCGGATGCACCCCGGTGGGCGATGACGTCAATGACGCCCTCAGGCGCTCCCGCGACGAAATGCGCGCAACTAGTCATGATAGACATTCCCAATGTGGCCACCACCAGTCGAATCTTCATGCGTCAACTCCTATTCGGCAAAACGCCAGGAGTATAGCAGAGAATTGAGACGGGAAGAACCGCGAGATAACCGCGCGAAAGTTTGACACGCCCAACCTTAGTTGTCAGAGAACGGTAGTCTCGGGCTCGAAGAATGAGTCGAACATATGTTCCATTTCGGCCAGATTTTCGTCGATCGAATACGGCAGCGCGTGCGTGAAAAGGTCAAGGACGACGATGGCATTGAGATGCGCATCGCCGGAAGGGATATGGCGAATGCGGTTTGCAAGACACTTGTTGACTTCGTGAACAAGCCGGTAAATCTCTCGCAGGCCGTTGAGGTCGAGGTCTGCATCGCCGCCGCGCCGCTTCAGGAAGTATTGAGCCAACAGATAGGCGCCCGCGGCCCGGTACACGGTTTCCTCGCGCGTCGCAAACGGCAAATGGAAGCGCGCCATCGGCTTGAACTTCATTAGAATCGGACAGCCGCTCGTCGCCATGCGTAAACCAATCAGCGAACTGAGAGCGCGTTGAACGCTCGTTTTCAGCGTAGTGGTTCGCTCTTTCGTTACTACCGTAGCCTCGACCTCCTCGTAGGAAATGAGGTCTCCGAACTTTTCGACTAGCTCCACCAAAGACAGCGCTGCAGGACAATACTCCACCTCTCCCGCCTTCAGTGGACAGAGGCGACATTGTTCTCGCTCAAGAATGGCCCAGTCGGGAGGAGATTGCACTGGAGCATGGTTGGATTCCAGCGTGACCGGGTTCAGCGCAATCGTAAACGTGGAACACTTGTCGGACGACTCGCTGCATGTGAACTGATACGTGACTTCGATGGCATCTTCCGGCACGTTCACTCTCCTTTGCCCGAAGGCATGATGCAGCGCGGTCAGCGGCTCACACATCGACGACTCTAATCGTTTCTGTGCGAACACGGCTTCAAGCCGCGTTCAGTCCGTTACTCCTGCGATTCGCTCACTCGTACTCAAATGTTAGCTTGTCATCTTTGGCGTCGACTTGGACGGTCCCGCCCTTCTCAAGCCGCCCAAAGAGCAGTTCATCGGCGAGGGCATCCTTAACCTCGGTCTGAATGAGGCGCCCTAACGGCCGAGCCCCGAAATGCTTGTCGTAACCGTGCTCGGCCAACCATGCCCTGGCGGCATCGGTCAAGATGAGATTGACTTTGCGCACCGCCAAACGCCCCTGAAGTTCGCCAATGAACTTGTCGACTATACGCTCAATGATTTCCTTCGCGAGCGACTTGAACGAAATGATCGCGTCCAGCCGGTTCCGGAACTCGGGAGTAAACGCCTTTTCAATCGCCTTCAAACCCTTCCCCGCCGTGTCGGCGTCGCCTGACGAGAAGCCAATCGTATGAGCCGCCATTTCGCGAGCGCCTGCATTCGAGGTCATGATAAGGATAACGTTCCGGAAATCCGCCTTCTTACCATTGTTGTCCGTCAACGTCGCATGGTCCATAACCTGCAAGAGGATATTGAACAGGTCCGGGTGCGCCTTCTCGATTTCATCGAGGAGAAGCACGCAGTGCGGATGCCTGCGAATCTCGTCGGTAAGCAACCCGCCTTGGTCGAAGCCAACATAACCGGGAGGCGCGCCAATCAACCGCGCCACCGTGTGCTTCTCCATGTACTCGCTCATGTCGTAGCGCGCGAAGTGCACGCCCAGGATGGACGCTAGTTGCCGAGCCACTTCAGTCTTACCTACACCGGTCGGCCCCGTGAAGAGGAAACAGCCGACAGGTTTGTCCACGGTGCCCAGTCCCGCTCGCGACCGCTTAATGCTCGTCGCAACGGCGTGAATAGCCTCGTCTTGCCCGAAGACCATGCGCTTCAGTTCATCCTCAAGCATGCCAAGCTGCGCCTTGTCGGACGACGATACGCTGCGCGTCGGGATCTTCGCGATATCGGCGACCACACGTTCGATATCCACGGGGCGAATGGTCTTTCTGTCGGCGTTTGGCATCAGGCGCACGCTGGCGCCGGCCTCGTCGATCACATCGATGGCCTTGTCGGGCAGAAAGCGGTCGTTAATGTGCTTAGCAGAGAGCTCGGCCGCAGCGCGAAGCGCTGAATCCGTATACGTAATGGCATGGTGTTGCTCGTACCGCGACTTCAATCCACGCAAAATGAGTACCGTCTCTTCGACACTGGGTTCGTAGATCTCGATCTTCTGAAATCGCCGAGACAAGGCACGATCGCGTTCAAAGTGATTCTTGTACTCTTCGTACGTGGTCGAGCCGATGCAACGCAAATCACCGGAAGCAAGCACCGGTTTCAAAATGTTCGAAGCATCCATCGAGCTGTCCGTAGTGGCTCCGGCCCCCACAACCGTGTGGATCTCGTCTATGAACAGAATCACGTTCGGTTGCTCAACCAGGCGCGAGATGACTGCCTTGAGACGTGCCTCGAATTCCCCGCGAAACTTCGTTCCCGCCAGGAGCGCCGCCAGGTCGAGCTGGATAATCTGATCGTCCTTCAGAATATCGGGAACTTGCCCCAAGTGAATGCGGAGGGCCAAGCCTTCGACAAGAGCCGTCTTCCCAACACCGGGTTCACCCACGAAGACCGGATTGTTCTTCCTGCGACGACACAGCACTTGGAGCGTTCTTCGCAGTTCCGCATCTCGACCGATGAGCGGATCGATCTTGCCCTGCTCAGCCCGAGTCTTAAGGTTGATCGTGAATGCCGCCAAGGGATCCCGGCGATTGCCGCCCTCTCCCTCACCTTGCTCTTGAGTCCCCTCTCCTCCGGGATACGGGGAATCCTGGGTTGTCAGTTTTGATATGCCATGAGAGATAAAGTTGAGTACGTCAAGCCGCGACATGCCTTCTGTTCGCAGAAAGTACGCGGCGTGCGAGTTCTTCTCTTCGAAAATCGCCGCGAGAATGTCTCCCGCGTCGACTTCCTTCTTTCCTGAGTAATGAACATGCGCGATAGCCCGTTGCACAAGGCGCTCAAATCCAACCGTTTGCTGGGGCACGTGATTGCGGTTGCCCGGCACCGACGGCACGTTGTGTTCAAAGAACTCTTCCAATGCGCGACGCAGGCGATCCATGTTTGCGCCGCAATTGACCAGAATATCGCGCCCGTATGTGTCATCCAACAGGGCAAACAACAGGTGCTCGACACACAAGTATTCATGCCTGCGCCGCCGCGCTTCCGTCAACGCGGCTCCAAGCGTCATTTCGAGCGCTTTGCTAAACATGCTGTCGTAAATCCTGATCCGTTGGCACTAGGCCGGTTCCATGCTGCAACGCAAGGGATACCCCTGCGCTTCGGCCTGTGCGTGTACCGAGGCAATCTTCGTTTCAGCGATGTCGGCGGTAAACACGCCGCAAACGCCGACTCCCTCGTGGTGAATATTGAGCATTATGCGCACGGCTTCTTCCGTAGGCTTACAGAAGACGTTTCGCAACACATGGACAACAAAGTCCATCGTCGTATAATCGTCGTTGTGCATCAACACCCGAAACATGTCCGGGGCCTTCAACTCTTCCCGGACTTTGGTCTCGGCTGACGTACCTGGTGATGAAATGTATTCGGGCACTTCCGGATCTCTCAGTGTTCGAATGCGGGCGCGGCCATGTCCACAGCCCAGGCAGTATGATAGCATAAGAATTCGACTCGCCAAGCCGTCGCGAAAACGCACACATGAGATTAGAGGGATTGCACAGAGGTATGGGGATAGAGATTGAACGGAAATTTCTTGTCAGCGACACGTCATTTCTTAAAGACTTGAAGGGAGCTCGTTGCGCTCAAGGGTACCTCGCCGTGGGGCCACCCGTTGCCGTGCGCGTCCGCATCATGGACGGCACGGCCACGCTCAACGTCAAGACCGCTACGACCGCGATTTCGCGTACAGAGTTCGAATATGAGATTCCTCTCGAAGACGCTGAAGGGCTCCTGAAGTCCTCGTGTGTGGGAACGCCGATCGACAAGACGCGTTACTTCGTGGAGCATGACGGCATGACATGGGAAGTGGACGTGTTTGCCGGGGCAAACACTGGACTCATCGTTGCGGAAATCGAACTCGACAACGAAGACCAGCCGTTTTCGCGTCCAGTCTGGCTTGGCGATGAAGTCTCGGGAGACCCCCGATATTTGAACACTCACTTAAGCCAAAGCCCCTTCACTACGTGGGTAACGTGAAGTCCCTCTCAATAAGAAAACGCCGGACAACGTGGCCCGGCGTCGTGTTACGTGATGACTCCGCGTATCAATAGACGTGTTCTGGAATGACTACCCGCAGGTTTCTGTAGGCAATCGGACCGTGATCTCCTTGAAGCATTATGGGACCGATTGGCTTCTCGTCATTGGACATTGAGGCGCGTGTAGGCCCGGTGACCTCTATGTTGTCTTGCACCAGGACGTCATTCAGCCACACCTTCTCAAACTTGGCATTGGCCACTTTGTTGCCGTTACTGTCAAACTTGGGTGCGCGGAAAATGATGTGGAAAGTCTGCCATTCTCCTGGCTTCTTGGAAGCGTTCGAAAGCGGAGCATGTCCCTCGTAGCCGCGCTGTGAATCGTCGATGCCCGGGTCTTCTTTCCAACGCTGGTAAATTCCGCCGCAGTCCGTATACGTCGGCGCCTCGACACCGAAACTGTCGAGGATTTGGATCTCATAGCGGCCCTGAAGGTAAATGCCCGAATTCGAGCCTTTGGGAACCATGAAATCGACGGTCAAATCGACGTCGCCAAACTCCTTGTTCGTTACAAGGTGATTGGTCTTGCCATTTGGTCCGTTCACAGCCACGCCGTCGCCGGGTTTGGAGCCGAGCTTCTTGTCATCCGCGGGATCTGTGAATACATCCGCGACGATCTGCCATTCACCGAGCGGTGCTTTCCATATGTTCTCAAATGTGGCCTTTTCGAAACACCGGGCTACGAGCGTCACTCCAACAGCATGCGCCAGCCAAGCAGCGCTGAGGGCCACTGCCACTCCGAATACCATGCGTTTCATGGGACAAGCCTCCCTTTGTATACGTCGAAGGCGCGCCATATTCATGACGCGCCTTCTTCAAACACCGATCAGAGAACGATCGTCTCTTTCTCCTTATCGAACTTCGCTACTTTGCTCTCACGAAGCGCCAATGTCCCCATCTGAAGCGCGGTCTGCACGTGATATGCGTGTTCCATCGTACTCCACGTTTCCGTTTCGCGCTTCCGGCAGCAATCGAGGAAATGCTTAAAATACGCCACCATGTCTTCCGTGCCTTCGAAGGGGAATCTCTGAGCCTGCTTCTTCGATTCATCCGCCGGAGTAAAGACGATTTCCTGACCATCCACTGTGATGGTACCTTCCCATCCACGAACGACAGGGATTCGTCCGCCGGCGCCACGCCCGCCGTTCGTGTTCTGGTAGTCGTTGCCCTGCGTTCCCAACACCGCAATGGTGACCTGTTCGGGATAGTCGATGAGCATGTTGAACGTATCGGGCACTTCACGTTCTTGGTAGCGCCACTTTCCTCCCGCGGCGACCGCCATGGAAGGCATGGTCAGGCCGAGAATAAAGAGCGTCGGCGTGAGCGAGTGCGGGAACAAGTCTGTTGATGGTCCGCCCGCGTAGTCCTCGTACATGCGCCAGCGGAAGTAACGGCTGACATCGAAGTCC
It encodes the following:
- a CDS encoding class I SAM-dependent rRNA methyltransferase, which encodes MDNNASQDTHPRIPRVTLKAKEERRLLRGHLWGYRNEFQHVPDLADGAILDVVSDQGRFVGRGFYQASGGIGARILSRREEAIDQSFLERRIERALRYRQRVYPGSDVYRWIHGESDGLPGLIADRFGPVVSVQTQCAFYAQHMDWLTSALLAHEGVQGVRFEIASKARWFGTPVRPLIAAMDGLSLNIDVDSGQKTGMFLDQRDNAAAARVFAPGARVLDGHCYNGLWSCHFALAGAKHVLGVDTSGPALEQARKNAELNAVADRCEFECADIHEVLKRGERYDIVTLDPPALAKSRAHAEKALGVYHALNRDALAAVLPGGMLITSSCSHFVDAEAFLEMLKRAARAAQREVWLLEVRGAARDHPVLMSMPETAYLKCVIMRVF
- a CDS encoding ATP-dependent Clp protease adaptor ClpS yields the protein MLSYCLGCGHGRARIRTLRDPEVPEYISSPGTSAETKVREELKAPDMFRVLMHNDDYTTMDFVVHVLRNVFCKPTEEAVRIMLNIHHEGVGVCGVFTADIAETKIASVHAQAEAQGYPLRCSMEPA
- a CDS encoding DUF1080 domain-containing protein, with amino-acid sequence MKRMVFGVAVALSAAWLAHAVGVTLVARCFEKATFENIWKAPLGEWQIVADVFTDPADDKKLGSKPGDGVAVNGPNGKTNHLVTNKEFGDVDLTVDFMVPKGSNSGIYLQGRYEIQILDSFGVEAPTYTDCGGIYQRWKEDPGIDDSQRGYEGHAPLSNASKKPGEWQTFHIIFRAPKFDSNGNKVANAKFEKVWLNDVLVQDNIEVTGPTRASMSNDEKPIGPIMLQGDHGPIAYRNLRVVIPEHVY
- a CDS encoding sigma-70 family RNA polymerase sigma factor, with protein sequence MAYRTSNIQQSSLTDEELMVRVQRDDTSAFGLLMKRYESPLFNYLRRMIGNTADAEELFQEAFLKIYQHRERFDSRLPFKPWLYRIATNLCSDRLRHRARRPIQSLDAPVSDDDHSATLSSRLANGHAGPIERAREQELKERLAEAVQALPEKQRSVFLMARYDGMSYDAIGHVLEIPVGTVKSRMNTAVTYLMDQLREFMP
- a CDS encoding CYTH domain-containing protein, which codes for MGIEIERKFLVSDTSFLKDLKGARCAQGYLAVGPPVAVRVRIMDGTATLNVKTATTAISRTEFEYEIPLEDAEGLLKSSCVGTPIDKTRYFVEHDGMTWEVDVFAGANTGLIVAEIELDNEDQPFSRPVWLGDEVSGDPRYLNTHLSQSPFTTWVT
- a CDS encoding PaaI family thioesterase, with amino-acid sequence MYEPVHARNPNYREVVQAIFDKAPFVQMLGIQMTDLGPGWCESAMVITPTQLQQNGFVHAGMLATIADHTAGAAAGSLIEEGQMVLSVEYKINLLRPAVGESLRARAEVIRGGRRIIVVDSNVFARRDGEEKLVAKATVTLAAIEPGGF
- the clpA gene encoding ATP-dependent Clp protease ATP-binding subunit ClpA — encoded protein: MFSKALEMTLGAALTEARRRRHEYLCVEHLLFALLDDTYGRDILVNCGANMDRLRRALEEFFEHNVPSVPGNRNHVPQQTVGFERLVQRAIAHVHYSGKKEVDAGDILAAIFEEKNSHAAYFLRTEGMSRLDVLNFISHGISKLTTQDSPYPGGEGTQEQGEGEGGNRRDPLAAFTINLKTRAEQGKIDPLIGRDAELRRTLQVLCRRRKNNPVFVGEPGVGKTALVEGLALRIHLGQVPDILKDDQIIQLDLAALLAGTKFRGEFEARLKAVISRLVEQPNVILFIDEIHTVVGAGATTDSSMDASNILKPVLASGDLRCIGSTTYEEYKNHFERDRALSRRFQKIEIYEPSVEETVLILRGLKSRYEQHHAITYTDSALRAAAELSAKHINDRFLPDKAIDVIDEAGASVRLMPNADRKTIRPVDIERVVADIAKIPTRSVSSSDKAQLGMLEDELKRMVFGQDEAIHAVATSIKRSRAGLGTVDKPVGCFLFTGPTGVGKTEVARQLASILGVHFARYDMSEYMEKHTVARLIGAPPGYVGFDQGGLLTDEIRRHPHCVLLLDEIEKAHPDLFNILLQVMDHATLTDNNGKKADFRNVILIMTSNAGAREMAAHTIGFSSGDADTAGKGLKAIEKAFTPEFRNRLDAIISFKSLAKEIIERIVDKFIGELQGRLAVRKVNLILTDAARAWLAEHGYDKHFGARPLGRLIQTEVKDALADELLFGRLEKGGTVQVDAKDDKLTFEYE
- a CDS encoding PilZ domain-containing protein — protein: MKADLDTVERSLAVGRAVIMCESDDTDGTGRVRGFIRGWQRGAYILLDIPDVKGSTFPFRVNVACVLRFISDGDACACSTAILDLGSGSHFSYLRVYWPSVIESIRVRRHGRAPVSCSCTVKLPEGREIEGELQDISAGGCRIVLKHSLPKDMPISLTFDLPDGSVVRGLASTVASIAQVGNGVAHGIQFSDPDECVVNDIEFFVASTLARLRGVEHEQPRILLITQDARNAGDLKMSLKDRNYDVTLAVGVVDGFFSLRLARPSALVVALASEGTCSADICRYVRETRQFAELPIVVYGGGSGEEKQVMEAGATKWFPQTTSVRDVCAALEVLVPHTADGEHAAFSRNGN